The nucleotide window TATTATCATCGTTTATATTGAAGAAAGAATATTTAAGATAAACTCTGTTTTTCCAAAAACTGACTTCCTCCCCGCCTTAAAGGACTAGGGTTCCCCTCACCGGTTTGGGTTTACGTCTCTGGTGTGGGAGCAGTCGAGAGGCCCAGAGGACCCCCTATAAAGGTCCATGACTGTGACTACGTCACGGTGGTTTTCATAACCGTAGTTGGGACAACCGAAGAACCTATGACTAACCTCTTCTATCCTTTCCCCACGCTTGGGGCAGTGAGTAGAGGAAGAGGGGCCTGCGTACACAACTTTCAAACCATGCTTTCTAGCTTGCCTCTCAACCCAGTACCGGACATGGGGTACTGCACGAGGTAGAGATTGTCCCTGAACTCTTTTGACAACTTCTTCACGTCCTTGACCATGTCGTTAAAGTCCTCTGAGAAGATCGCTGAGACGTAAATAGAGTTAGCTACGTCAACAACCCATCTATAGACTTTTCTGGCTGAGTCCTCCAACATGTTCCTAGCCTTCCTGTGGAAAGCCTCGCCCACGAGACGGAAATTGAAGGCATATGAAACCCTTCTCCTGTCCCTTCTCCTTGAGCAGAGAGCTAGATGAGAGGGGTTCTCTGAGCTTCCCCACTGCCCCTTGGATTAGAGTTTACCCAAAATCGATGGGAGAAACCCTCGCCTTCGAGGCGTGGCGGAAGTCGGCTTGTGACAAGTAGTTAATATTAGCTGCAAACTAATTGTTTTTTGGTTTTCATGGTTCACTCTAGGGGAGAAAACTTGAGGGAAAAGCCTGAGCTCGAAGAAAACTCTTCTCCTCAATTTGATGAGATAACCCTGAAGGTACCAACGGCTGTAATAATGGCTGGGGGCAAGGGATCGCGGCTTTCCCCCATGAAGCCTGTACTAAAGGTCTGCGGAAGACCAATGATCCAGTGGATCATAGACGTAGCGGAGAAATTCTCCGAGAGGGTTATTGTAGCCACTGTGAGGGGGCATCCTGCAGAGGAGGAGCTCTCCTTATTGTCCAAGGAGATCATTTACACATCAGGGAAGGGTTACGAAGAGGATGTCGTCGAGGCATTAAGGCAGGTCAAGTTGCCAGCCCTCGTGCTCTCATGCGACCTTCCCTTCATACCGAGAGAGGCCTTTGAGACCCTATTGAGGAGATGTAGGTCTTCCATTTGTTCCCTGTACACGGGATCTGGGTTTGTGGGAATGAGTCTGTGGAATTCTTTGAATTTAAACGACTACGAGACTATTCACTTCCATAAGGATATAATTAACGTGAATACGATAGACGAATTGGAGAAAGCTAATAAACTATGCTCTAATTTATAATCTGGTTCAGTTGAAGAGGATCCTCATTGTCTCCCCAGTTAGGGGAGTCTTCTTTCCGATCTATCTCGTGCTGGGACTACTCCTTCTCCTCGTCTCCATAAGTTACTTTGAGTACCTTCTAGTGCAGACAGGACTGCCAAAAGAGATTGGGTATGCCCTAGCAGTGGAGATTTCGTTTCTCAGCTTAGCTACTAGTCCTGTCAACGTGATAGTCAAGGAATTGAGGACACCACCTATTGAGCCAGAGTATGAAGTGATTTACGTGTTCGGATTTCCGGTTTACTATCGTAGGATTGAGATGCCTACCTACACTCTTCTGGCTTTCAACGTCGGCGGAGCCATAATCCCGGCTTTCCTGTCGTTAACCCTTCTTTACCTCGTTTCTGAGAAGCTCCTTATTCTCGTCAATGTATTGGTAATAGTCGTTATCTCGAAGTTATTTTCCAAGGTCTCTAAGGGAGTGGGGGTTGTAATGAACCCTCTTATAGCACCGCTTTTCTCGGTCACGGTAAGTTATCTACTATTTTTCAGGGACCCAATACTGGTTCCAACTTCAGCATACATAGGTAGCGTCTTAGGGACTCTCATTGGTGCTGACCTCCTAAATTTAAGGAAGATTCTAGAGGCCAGACCCCAGCTCATAAGTGTAGGGGGCATGGGGACTTTTGACGGGATATTCATGTCAGGTCTGCTATCGATAGTCCTAGGTCAGTTGCTGATCTCTCTGTAGTCTAGAGACTAGAGAAGTGTGTGATATTTGGGACCAGGTATTATGGGCTATCCAGGAAGGTGAGTTTCTTCCAAACCTCTGTAGTTGGGAAAAGAGAAGATATTTTTGATATGAAGCTAATTCTAGGATATGAAAATGAATATAGAAAGGTTAAGGAGAGGGGCACTAAAAATGTTGATACTAGACGCCCTCGTCGGTAAACCTATGCATGTTTATGAAATAATGAAGTCCATAGAGAAGAAATTTAATGGGGTGTATAAGCCTAGCCCTGGCTCAATTTACCCTGTGCTTAAGACCCTCATAGGAGAAGGTCTAGTCGAAGTAAAGGAGGTAAACGGAAGGAAGGTCTATGAAATAACCCAGTTAGGTAGAGAGAAATGGGAAAAGGGAAAGAGCGAAATCAAAAGCGTATTCTCCTCAAACTCTGGTTACAGAAGAGTTATTTCTTCCCTATTTGACATGAGCCTAGTCATCTACAACTACAAAGATAAGCTCGCCGATCAAGAAGTGTATGATAAGATCAACGCAATCCTAATGGAGTGTAGAACTAAGCTGGAGGAGACGTTGGAAGCTCGATCGAGCTCCTCCCCGCATTAAAAGGCGAGGTTTATCTTTCCTCTATCAGGGATAACAGGTGAAAAGCCCTTTCCACAACCTCCTTTGGGTTTCTACCTAGAATAAAGGTCCCTGGCTCCTTTCCAAAATCTCCCTTATCTACTATGAGCTCCGGAATCGCCCCAGTTTCCTCAAACGCCTTTCTTACCATGAAGTTCATTGTCCTCCTCTCCACTTGTTTATCTGAAGTGGACTCCGACGCTCTATCAAAAACGTAAGGGTTCAATGTCAAAAATTTTGGATGAAATATGACGTTCATCGCACTCCTCATCCGCTGGTCAAACTCCATAGCAGTTAAGATCACTCTGGCTATGTGATCTGAGGCCCCGAAGGCAGGAGGCAGGCAATAAAGTATCCTTTGAAATGCTACTGATACCCTTCCAGGCACAGCTGCAACATCAAAAACATTTTTTGCGCCATTGACAGCATATCCCAAGTTTGTTCTCACTTCAGGTATCAGTAAGTAAGACCTCTCGTTGGAGGAGAAGACCTTTAATGCGTCCTGAAGTTCTGTTAGAACTTCCCTCCGTTCTTGTTCCTCCATGTGTCATTATGTGGCAATTCCCGATTAAAAATCGTCTCTGTCCTTTACCGCTGGACGCTTAATATTCTGTACAGTACGAGGCCTATCCCTGAGACCATGGTATATCCTAAAACTATGAAGTAGACATCCAGGAATGATCCGTGAACCACGAAAAATGAGGAAATCAAAGGAGATAGACCACCAGCGTACATTGCCCCAATTTGATAAGAGAACCCGCTAGCTGTATATCTAACTTCCACAGGAAAGCTCGAGGCGTTCAAGAGCCCATATTGAGCCCATGATATTGTTGAAAGCTTAAGTAACACGATAGCTAGGAGTAAGTCCTTGCCTGAAAAAAGGAAGTATAGACCTGGTAAAGAGACTAACGCTCCCAAGAGGACTAAGAATGACATTGCTACCAGTGATCTCCTCAATGTGGTCCCAAGCCACGTTAATGGAAGGAGGGATATCAGCACGACGGTGTCCCCAACCATTAGATACTGTATGCCGACGGCCAGAGATACGTTGTCCAATTTCATTATGGGAAGAGCATAAGTAGCTATCAAAGTGGTAACTGACGCACCCAAACTCACCAACGCTGAGGAAACTAAAATTTGCTTGTAATAATTCTTAATAGCCCGAGCTAAAGGTGTCATCCTCCTTAACCTTAAAACTTCAAGGAATGCAGGGCTCTCGCTAATGTTTTTTCTAACGAAGAAGTTTATTATAGCTATTATGCCACCAAGTAAAACTAGCACTCTCCACCACAAAGTTAAATCCCGATGAAACACTAAGAGACCGAGTAACGCAAACATCTCCCCTAAGGCAGGTCCAGATTGGACGAACCAGGACCACAGCCCCTTGTTCTCGCTTTTCCAGTTGCACTCTAAAACTATAGCTATAGCTCCACCATATTCACCTCCTATCCCTAGACCAAATAGGAATCTAAGCAAGACCAGTAAAAGAACTGAGTCAAAGCCTAGAGCGCTATAACCTGGAAGTGAACCAATCAAAACGTACGAGGCACCAACTAATACCATGTTAAGGGATAGTCCTGTCCTCCTACCTTGCTTATCTCCCATATTCCCAAAGATCATAGCTCCCACTGGTCTTGCCAAAAAGGAGACAAAGTATGTGCTTAGGGATATCAGCATAGCGCTCAATTGACTGTAACCTGGAGGGAAGAATATCTTTGGGAAAACTAGAACCGAGAGAAGGGCGTAAAGAAAGAAATCATAGTACTCGATGGTTGTTCCTACCAGGGAGAAAATACCCACCTTCACCTTTTCGCCTAACTTTAGATCAGACATTGTGAAATTTAATGGATTCGGGATTCCTTTGAATATTTCGTTAAATGCAAATTTTGCATAAATCGTTTGTTAGGAATGACGCCAGCCCTAAGATTCCTAGTCCCTCGCAACTTGGGTTTAACGCTAAGGCAACGCATAAAAGGAACATGGAGGACGGGAGTGTCGGTCACGTCCTTTACTTCCTACCAGATGAGAGTTTTAGTCACTTTCTCAGGACATCTATCTCCACAAAAGTACAAGATCGCTATCATCACGTAGACTAAGAGGATATTAAACTAATACTTAAGTTATTTAACCTCTTTACACGATTTCTGGTATGCATAACGTTAAAATCGTATATTGTAGACCGTGCGGTTATCTGGATAGAGCCCTGGATACAGCGAGGGAAATCCTGTCCTATTTCGAGGACGTTAAGGTAGAGTTGGAACAGGGGAAAAACGGTATTTTTGACGTATACGTCGACGGAGAGCTGAAGTTGTCCAGATATCAACTCAAGAGGTTCCCAGAAATCCAGGAAATCCTAATGGAAATAGGTAAGAAAAAACAGGTAACTTGACTTTCTTTTTAAACTCTAGTTCTCATCCTATCGAAAATATGTTTTAGCTTCATCTCTTCCATTCTTATGGTCTTTAACAGGTTTGGACTGCTGAAACTTAACTCTGGAGCACCTAGTTGAAGGGATATGGTACTAATGGTTTCCCCTATTGAGAGGGAACCTAGGTTAGCAGTCCTCCCTTTCAGTAAGGTGAGCAGCACGTTCCCTAACCAAAGCATTGTAGCTGCGTCTGCAATTAGCGCTCCGAAGGCTGATATAACCTCAGGGGTGACATATACTGGAGTTCTGGGGAAGACCTCAGCCCTCCTGGTCAATCCTGCCAGCCCTAGAGCGTCAAATCCGTACACTACCATCGCAGTACCCACCATATATCCGGCCATATGGATCCATCCTAACTTAGTGGAGAACCACATTCTGCCAGTCAGCATCGGAATTAAGTAATATAGAGTAGCGAAACCGGCAGGAACTATGGACCAGAATATCATGGCGTGGAAGTGGCCAGGAACCCACATCGTGTTGTGTATAATGGAGTTGAAGGCTATGTCCGCGTTAGATATACCAGTGACACCTGCAGCTATGGATCCGGCAAAGGATATGGCTATCCAAGCTGAGATTAAGTTCATCTTGACTGAAGCTCCCTTCACGGTCGCCCACAGATTGAAGAAGGTAAGCATAGAGGGGACAACTACAGCGTAGGTCAATACTTCCTGAAGAACCTTCAGTGAAACGGGGAAGTCGACCATGTAGAGGTGGTGAATGGGGACGTTATTGGAGAATATTAGGTACATTAAGGCAGCTATCCTCGCCATCTTGTCACTATATAGGGGTTTATTGGCCAACAGAGGGATCAAGTAATACATGGACGCTATGGCAGGCATCCACACTATGTACACAATGGAGTGACCTAGTATCCAAAAGGCAATCTGATTAGCTATCACGTTCATTCCAGTGACGCCAGCTATTGCCAGTAGATCCCAAGTGTTAGCTGCAGCTTCTCCGCTCCATCCCAATGCTATCATAAGGGCTGTTACTAGGGCGAACACCGCGAAGATCGGTAGCTTTTCCTTTGTAGTCTTTGAGGCGAGGTAGAAGTGATATATGAGCCAAATTACAAACATGTAAGTCCCTATGTCCAAGAGTTCCATACCGATGTACCACAGAGGGCTCAAAACGTACTGAGATACGTTTGGAAGACCCAGTGGAGCGAGGTAGTACCAAGATCCTGCGGAGAAGTAGTTGTCATTGAAGGTAGGGTAGAGGACTATTGGTCCCTCCAGAAGCATAAAAGATATGTTAAAAATTACGAAGGCTAAGTTCATGAACCATTTAGCTCTAGGCTGTAGGTTAAGCATCCTAAGGGAGAGGAACGCGAATATTGCTATCTCGAGCTGGACTGCGAAACCGAAAAGGTCCCTAGCGCCATGCAGGGTAATCGATCCATAATACTCCTGGGAGGTGAGGATGAAGTTAGAGGAGCTTGCCCACACCACTTCCTGAATCCTAGCCATGAGAGCGTCTATGATACCCAAGATCCCCCACACTAGGCTCATCACAATCATAGCCATTGTAATTCTTGAGAGCCAGTCCTTGTCAAGTTGAAACACACTTTTAACAAAATTTACCAACCCGCTTAGTGGAGTTTCCATATCTTACATTAACGGGGCTACCTATATATACGTTTATCTTATAAAAGCTAAAAATAGTTCCCAATTAAATGTATTGAATTCTTTTTTTCAAAAAATAAATTTTTGACTTATATTAAGTACCATTGCTTCCTAATTTCTCCCTTATCCAAGATCTGAAGTCATAGATCCTGATATTTTCGTACGGGCACGCCTCCATACAGTCACCGACCCCAATACACCTCATGGATTTGAATTCTCCCTCCTTGATGAATTTTCCAGGGAGGTCAGTGTTACCTACTGGGCAAGCTTCACTACAAGCTTTGGTCTCGCACTTTACGCAGAGATCAGGGTTCTTAACCCTCAACCTGAATAGTCCCAGCCCGCCAAAGAACTGGTTGAAGGTGCCCCAAGAGCACCATCCCTGAGTTACGCAGGCATAAGAACCCATGAAGGGGATGGAAATGAAAACAACGTACCAAAGGAAGTTAAAGTAGAAGGAGTAAAGAAACACTGTCGGGTCGTTTCCCAGGATGGTGACATTTATTACCCCATCCTGGTTTAAGAACGATAGGACGGCGAAGGCTAAGAGTGATCCCCATACAACTAGGGCAATAACCTTATACCAAGGTCTCAGCCTACTTGATAACGTTTTCCTTCCCAACCTTGAGGTCCTGTTATATGACTTCAAGGACTCATAAAACGTACCCTGATACATGGTGGGGGCGGTGCAGGTTACTGAACAGATTTGTCTGGAGCCGAATAGGAACGATAGAACCGCGCTCACCACGTAAGTTCCAATTATACCTGGGATGAGATAGTTGGAGGCAACTGGTCCCAGAGTACCCAAGCCCATGCTCCACATATAGGGGATGAAAGCTATCTTGGAAGATAAGGGGGAAAAATTCGGAAGGTAAATGGTATAAATGGCGTAGGCTGATACCATTAGGGCTAACCTGATCTTGTTCTCCCTAAACTTCACCTCCCTTATCCTAAATAACGCTAACATCCCCATTTCCGTTCCCATCATGACTAGAAACCAAGTCGACCCGGTGACTGAGCCGAAGATCGAGAGGAAATCGAACAGGGAACCTAGTCCGTAATAAGAGAGCGGGTTCACGAAGCCTAAACCAAGTGAGGACAAGAAACCCCTCACTCCTGTTGAGAAATTCCCTGAAGCGAAGTCCAAAACCCCTCCCATTAGCCACTCCATGATAAAAGTTACTAGTATGAAAGAGAAGGTCCACTTGGAGTCCTTCATATAGTTTCCTTTAACGTGATTTGGTCCGTTAATTGCTCTGTATATGAACCACGTCATTCCTCCTAGCATTGAGGCGTCAAAGAGGTACCAGGAACCTGTCAAAAAGTAGGTAAATATTCCAGCCATCATGAACGAAAAAACTAACATCAGTTCAAGGGAGGTCATGGTCTCTTGGGTTCTCTTCAGTCTGTCTCTATATAGTGATTCATAGATGAGAATTGTGGCTATGATCATTAGGCTTGCGTTAAACCATATGGTGTCGTTCACATATTGGGTAACTTGTGGGAGGATAACGGGTGATATTCCCATGATTGGAAGTGCAATAATGAGGTAATTTCTCAAGGGTTGGGTCAAACTCTTGAAGGAGTAAAGGAGAGTAAATAACATCTCTGATATCATAACAGCGTAGTACCAGTAGTTCTCAACACCCAGTAGTGGGTTCCCAAGTTGTTTCGTGACCATGGTAAAGAACGTCTGACCCATAAACGCCTCGGAAAGAGCCATAAGTCCAGCGAAAACCAAGATGGTGTACCAACGCCTTACTTTTACCTTCTTGTTGATGTTAAAGAGAATGGGGATAAGACCGAAAATCATATAGGCTGAATTTGAAGCTAGGGCTACTGCCTCCGTGACCTGGTTGGGTGACGAAAAGAAAACTGATAGGGAAGCGAACATGACGACCATGCTACCTGTCAGGTACAGTACCAGCAGGAAGCCAACACCATCTATCCCTCTTTTAACTAGATAAATGAGATAAATTGAGAATGCTGCCATTAGACCAGCTATCAGTAGAAAAATGGGAAAATAATCCATTGCCCTTCTCTGTTAAACTAAGGGATCTCGATGTATTTAAGGGTTGTTAAGGAGAACCAGTTCTACTGTTTATTTCGTTCAAAATTTATGTTATTGCTTGCAACTGTTGCTAGAGGATTCATATATGCGAGGCTTTCCTTACCTTGTAAGACTTTCACCTAGATCCCTAACCGAAGTACAACAATTAGAGACCATTCATTCATCCCTTGTATTGATCAAAGTGAAAGAGATTTAACCCTTCCTCCTAATTACCCTACATGGTAGTGAATCTAGAGAGGAGAAAGAATTACCTTCTCCTTTCGTTCAATACGGAAGGTAAGTATAACGTTTTTAACTCAAGGTTTATGATAGATATGATAGATGCCTTAGACAAGGTCGAGAAGGTTCGTGACGTTCACTATCTGGTAGTGAGAGGGGAGAACGGTAACTTCGGTTCTGGGGCAGACATAAGGGAGCTCCTAAAGGCCTCAACCGATAAGGAGTATGCTAAGGTCTTTTTTGGGCATATGAAGGACCTTTTCGTAAAGATGATGTCAATAAATAAGGTCACCATAGGGCTAGTGGAAAACGTTGCTTTTGGAGCCTCCATGGAGTTGCTTCTAATCCTTGACGTTGTGTTGGCCAAGTCTGGAACTAGGTTCGCTGCCCCTGGTGGGAAGTTGGGAGTTTTCCCGCCTGTTCTGGTTTCAATAGGTCCTTACATCTTAGGACATAGGGCATCGAGAAAGCTGGCAATGTTAGGAGAAGAACTTGACACTAAAAGGGCTTTGGGGGTAGGTCTGATAGATCAGGAAGTAGAGGATCTCGATAAGGGACTGGTCGAGATACTGGAGAGGATGAAGCAGATGTCCCCCTCCTCTCTCGTCAGGATGAGGAAATTGATCCTATTTTCCCTAATCCCTTACTTAGACAAGGCCTTCGAAGAGCTGTCGACCCAAGTAATCACTGACGAGGCTAGGGAGGGAATAGGCTCTTATCTGTCCAAAACTTCTCCATCATGGACTTCAGTCAGTTTCTCTTAACTTCATCAATTTCCCTCCGGCGTAAACGAACGCGACAGTAGCCACTCCTATGTAAACTACTTGGGCAAAGGAAGGCAGGGTGTTATACACCACTAAGTCCCTTATCACGTCGTTTATTATGGATAAGGGCTGATATGCAACTAGGGGTCTGAGCACTGTC belongs to Metallosphaera tengchongensis and includes:
- a CDS encoding cbb3-type cytochrome c oxidase subunit I encodes the protein METPLSGLVNFVKSVFQLDKDWLSRITMAMIVMSLVWGILGIIDALMARIQEVVWASSSNFILTSQEYYGSITLHGARDLFGFAVQLEIAIFAFLSLRMLNLQPRAKWFMNLAFVIFNISFMLLEGPIVLYPTFNDNYFSAGSWYYLAPLGLPNVSQYVLSPLWYIGMELLDIGTYMFVIWLIYHFYLASKTTKEKLPIFAVFALVTALMIALGWSGEAAANTWDLLAIAGVTGMNVIANQIAFWILGHSIVYIVWMPAIASMYYLIPLLANKPLYSDKMARIAALMYLIFSNNVPIHHLYMVDFPVSLKVLQEVLTYAVVVPSMLTFFNLWATVKGASVKMNLISAWIAISFAGSIAAGVTGISNADIAFNSIIHNTMWVPGHFHAMIFWSIVPAGFATLYYLIPMLTGRMWFSTKLGWIHMAGYMVGTAMVVYGFDALGLAGLTRRAEVFPRTPVYVTPEVISAFGALIADAATMLWLGNVLLTLLKGRTANLGSLSIGETISTISLQLGAPELSFSSPNLLKTIRMEEMKLKHIFDRMRTRV
- a CDS encoding enoyl-CoA hydratase/isomerase family protein; translation: MVVNLERRKNYLLLSFNTEGKYNVFNSRFMIDMIDALDKVEKVRDVHYLVVRGENGNFGSGADIRELLKASTDKEYAKVFFGHMKDLFVKMMSINKVTIGLVENVAFGASMELLLILDVVLAKSGTRFAAPGGKLGVFPPVLVSIGPYILGHRASRKLAMLGEELDTKRALGVGLIDQEVEDLDKGLVEILERMKQMSPSSLVRMRKLILFSLIPYLDKAFEELSTQVITDEAREGIGSYLSKTSPSWTSVSFS
- a CDS encoding MFS transporter, with product MSDLKLGEKVKVGIFSLVGTTIEYYDFFLYALLSVLVFPKIFFPPGYSQLSAMLISLSTYFVSFLARPVGAMIFGNMGDKQGRRTGLSLNMVLVGASYVLIGSLPGYSALGFDSVLLLVLLRFLFGLGIGGEYGGAIAIVLECNWKSENKGLWSWFVQSGPALGEMFALLGLLVFHRDLTLWWRVLVLLGGIIAIINFFVRKNISESPAFLEVLRLRRMTPLARAIKNYYKQILVSSALVSLGASVTTLIATYALPIMKLDNVSLAVGIQYLMVGDTVVLISLLPLTWLGTTLRRSLVAMSFLVLLGALVSLPGLYFLFSGKDLLLAIVLLKLSTISWAQYGLLNASSFPVEVRYTASGFSYQIGAMYAGGLSPLISSFFVVHGSFLDVYFIVLGYTMVSGIGLVLYRILSVQR
- a CDS encoding DUF1614 domain-containing protein, whose amino-acid sequence is MKRILIVSPVRGVFFPIYLVLGLLLLLVSISYFEYLLVQTGLPKEIGYALAVEISFLSLATSPVNVIVKELRTPPIEPEYEVIYVFGFPVYYRRIEMPTYTLLAFNVGGAIIPAFLSLTLLYLVSEKLLILVNVLVIVVISKLFSKVSKGVGVVMNPLIAPLFSVTVSYLLFFRDPILVPTSAYIGSVLGTLIGADLLNLRKILEARPQLISVGGMGTFDGIFMSGLLSIVLGQLLISL
- a CDS encoding 4Fe-4S binding protein, encoding MDYFPIFLLIAGLMAAFSIYLIYLVKRGIDGVGFLLVLYLTGSMVVMFASLSVFFSSPNQVTEAVALASNSAYMIFGLIPILFNINKKVKVRRWYTILVFAGLMALSEAFMGQTFFTMVTKQLGNPLLGVENYWYYAVMISEMLFTLLYSFKSLTQPLRNYLIIALPIMGISPVILPQVTQYVNDTIWFNASLMIIATILIYESLYRDRLKRTQETMTSLELMLVFSFMMAGIFTYFLTGSWYLFDASMLGGMTWFIYRAINGPNHVKGNYMKDSKWTFSFILVTFIMEWLMGGVLDFASGNFSTGVRGFLSSLGLGFVNPLSYYGLGSLFDFLSIFGSVTGSTWFLVMMGTEMGMLALFRIREVKFRENKIRLALMVSAYAIYTIYLPNFSPLSSKIAFIPYMWSMGLGTLGPVASNYLIPGIIGTYVVSAVLSFLFGSRQICSVTCTAPTMYQGTFYESLKSYNRTSRLGRKTLSSRLRPWYKVIALVVWGSLLAFAVLSFLNQDGVINVTILGNDPTVFLYSFYFNFLWYVVFISIPFMGSYACVTQGWCSWGTFNQFFGGLGLFRLRVKNPDLCVKCETKACSEACPVGNTDLPGKFIKEGEFKSMRCIGVGDCMEACPYENIRIYDFRSWIREKLGSNGT
- a CDS encoding PadR family transcriptional regulator, with the protein product MKMNIERLRRGALKMLILDALVGKPMHVYEIMKSIEKKFNGVYKPSPGSIYPVLKTLIGEGLVEVKEVNGRKVYEITQLGREKWEKGKSEIKSVFSSNSGYRRVISSLFDMSLVIYNYKDKLADQEVYDKINAILMECRTKLEETLEARSSSSPH
- a CDS encoding NTP transferase domain-containing protein encodes the protein MREKPELEENSSPQFDEITLKVPTAVIMAGGKGSRLSPMKPVLKVCGRPMIQWIIDVAEKFSERVIVATVRGHPAEEELSLLSKEIIYTSGKGYEEDVVEALRQVKLPALVLSCDLPFIPREAFETLLRRCRSSICSLYTGSGFVGMSLWNSLNLNDYETIHFHKDIINVNTIDELEKANKLCSNL
- a CDS encoding thiamine-phosphate synthase family protein, which translates into the protein MEEQERREVLTELQDALKVFSSNERSYLLIPEVRTNLGYAVNGAKNVFDVAAVPGRVSVAFQRILYCLPPAFGASDHIARVILTAMEFDQRMRSAMNVIFHPKFLTLNPYVFDRASESTSDKQVERRTMNFMVRKAFEETGAIPELIVDKGDFGKEPGTFILGRNPKEVVERAFHLLSLIEER
- a CDS encoding SelT/SelW/SelH family protein, with translation MHNVKIVYCRPCGYLDRALDTAREILSYFEDVKVELEQGKNGIFDVYVDGELKLSRYQLKRFPEIQEILMEIGKKKQVT